In one window of Hevea brasiliensis isolate MT/VB/25A 57/8 chromosome 10, ASM3005281v1, whole genome shotgun sequence DNA:
- the LOC131169431 gene encoding trans-resveratrol di-O-methyltransferase-like has translation MVNLADANHDVELLQAQAHVWSHIFNFINSMSLKCAIQLGIPDVIHNHGKPITLSQLISSLPVHPAKSRCIPRLMHLLVHSDFFAQAKISEDDDQEEGYVLTSASQLLLKDNPLSVTPFLMAMLDSILTRPWHYVSTWFLNDDPTPFNTAHGRTLWEYAGHEPKLNDFFNEVMASDARLVMHVLINECEGAFEGLKSLVDVGGGTGTMAKAIAKAFPQLDFIVFDLPHVVAGLQGTDNLKYVGGNMFEEIPPFDAILLTVSLTILSDFHSLYTVATT, from the coding sequence ATGGTTAATTTGGCTGATGCAAATCATGATGTTGAGCTTCTTCAAGCTCAAGCTCATGTATGGAGCCACATCTTTAACTTCATCAACTCGATGTCCCTTAAATGTGCAATTCAATTAGGAATCCCAGATGTGATCCACAACCATGGTAAACCCATTACCCTTTCCCAGCTTATTTCTTCTTTACCTGTCCACCCAGCCAAATCTCGCTGTATACCTCGCCTGATGCACCTTTTGGTTCACTCTGATTTCTTTGCTCAAGCAAAAATCAGTGAAGATGATGATCAAGAAGAAGGGTATGTTCTCACCAGTGCATCTCAGCTCCTCCTCAAGGACAACCCCTTGAGTGTCACACCGTTCTTGATGGCCATGCTTGATTCTATTTTAACAAGACCATGGCATTATGTGAGCACTTGGTTCCTAAACGATGATCCTACCCCATTTAATACAGCTCATGGGAGGACACTTTGGGAGTATGCTGGACATGAACCCAAGCTCAACGATTTCTTTAATGAAGTAATGGCTAGTGATGCTAGGCTCGTTATGCATGTGCTGATCAATGAGTGTGAGGGAGCATTTGAGGGGCTGAAGTCATTGGTTGATGTTGGGGGTGGAACAGGAACCATGGCTAAAGCCATAGCTAAAGCATTCCCTCAGTTGGAtttcattgtgtttgatctcccACATGTGGTGGCTGGTCTGCAAGGCACTGATAACTTGAAGTATGTTGGAGGCAATATGTTTGAGGAGATTCCTCCTTTCGATGCAATTTTACTGACTGTAAGTCTTACTATTCTCTCTGATTTCCATTCCCTGTATACTGTAGCTACCACTTAA